The stretch of DNA CTCCAGTTGTTAGAGCGTCAAAAAGTCTTCTTGAATCTCGTATTGTTTTTGCCTTTACTTCATATGATTCAACCCCTTTCTTCGATCCCTCACTAAAAACTGGATTTATTTCATAAAAGACAAGGTTATTTTCTTTATCTAGATCAATACCGATGATAAAGGCAAGGGTTAAATCCTCTAAAGGGGCTTTCTTTCCACAGCTAGAAAGGAAGACGATAAGGAAAATCAAAAGAATCGCGTAATACCAACGTTTCATTTAAGAGCCCCCCTTTTTATTCGAGAATAAATCCAGAGATATCCCCATAAACATAGTGGAAAAGCATACCCAATTATTAAACTAATAGGTTCGACCCCTTTTTGAAGCTGTGTATTTCTTCCAAAAGATTGGGGTATAAAAAAAACATAGACTAGGTTAAGAAGTAATAACCATACTACATATTTACTGTGATCTTGTTTACCAAATAATTGAGTCGCAGAAAATACAGTCGCAAAAAAGAGAGGCAGGACCGTTGTAGATATCACAAATATATATATAGATAAAAAGACAATTTCTAACCGTTCTAAAAATCTAAATTCAACTATTTTTAACAGATTAATGGTTGGTTCCTTATATTGGGTAATTTCGTCTGGACTGTAAAATGCAAACGCAACGATCGTTACAATGATATATACGGCCAGCGTAAGTGTATTGGCAATGACGATTCCGATGGACGCTTTTTGTTTCTTTTGTAAAAAAGGATAAAGGAAGAAAGCAATTTCAAATCCCAAAAAGGAGAAAATTGTTGTTTTTGCTGCTATAAGGATTGGTTTCCATCCCTCCTTAATAATTGGAAGAAGATGAAGCCAGTGTGCTTCTTTTAAAGGAGTGAAATAAAAGAAGAGCATCCATGTCGTCATAAAGAACACCAATTCAGCATACCTGCCTAATATCGTAATATTATTTCGAACAATCATGTAGCTGGGAATGGATAGGAGAAACAACAAGATAAACAATTCTGTTTGTGACAAAACCCAAAATTGGATAAAAAGACCTTCTCTAATAAAAACGATTGAGCCTAAAAAAGCGAAATACAAAGCAAAAATAAAAGCAGTGATTTTCCCAATCCATTTCCCAAAAAAATGAGTCACAAGATCAATGATCGTTCCATTAGGGTAATTCTTCATCACCTGAATAATGATTAAACTAGCTAGTGTAGAAAATAACCAGCCAATTATGAGGGCAATCCACCCATCTGTCCCTGCCTTTTCAGCTAATTCACGCGGCAGGGTTAACAGGCCGACCCCAAGTTGGACACCATGAATTAAAAATATATATTGCATCAATGTAATTTGATTTTGTGTATATTTCATCAATGTTCGTCACCCTCTGAACGCTTAAACTTAGCCTTTTGCCACTGTATGGCTCTAGTACTTTCAGGGCGCTTTACAATAGACCACTCTGGGAACCGAATAAATAGATCCTTCCAATCCGGGAACCTTAATGGAGCTATTGGACTGCCATAAGGTGTACCTAATGATTTGAGAGAAATAAAATGGGCAATTAATGTCATTAATCCAACTGCGATTCCAATGAATCCGAATAACGATGCCGAAATCATCATCGGAAATCGAAGCATCCGAATGGCAGCACCCATATCATAATTCGGAATAATAAAAGAAGCGATTGCTGTCAAAGCTACGACAATCACCATTATATTACTTACAATCCCTGCCTCTACAGCTGCTTGACCAATGACAATACCACCGACGATTCCAACTGTTTGACCAATTTTAGCTGGAAGACGTATACCCGCTTCCCGCAACATTTCTAAAGTGATCTCCATAACGATGGCTTCAATAAAAGGTGGAAATGGAACTCGTTCTCGGGACGCACCAATGGATAAAAGCAGCTTTAAAGGGATGATTTCAAAGTGAAAAGCAATGACGGCTATATAAGTTGCCGGTAGAAATATGGCAACAATAAAGCCAAAATATCTCATGAGGCGAATAAAAGATGCCACTAGCCACCGTGACCCATAATCATCCATACTCTTGAAAAAAGTTTCAAAGGTTGCTGGACCAATTAAGACATTGGGAGATCGATCCACTACAGTCACAATCCTCCCCTGTAATATTTCAGCAGCCGCAAAATCAGGACGTTCTGTTAAAAATAATTGTGGAAACGGAGAATAGGGGTTGTCCTCAATATATTCTGCTAAGGAGGCTGCATTTAAAATACTGTCCACATCTATTTTGTTTAATCGGTCTACAAGCTCTTTTAATGCCTCTGGATTTGCAACATCGGCTAAATACATAATCGTAAGCTTCAAATTCCCTCTTGCACCAACAGTTATTTCCTTCATTTTCAACTCACGGTTCGGAATATGGCGGCGAATTAAAGCAATATTATTGCTCCCGGTTTCTGTGAAACCGAGATGTTCTCCTCTTAAAGAAGACTCAATGGAAGTATCCTCAACTGCTCTTTGTGGCCATCCCTGTGTATCAAAGATGAAAGCATTATTCCGCTTATCAATAAATAAGACACTATTTCCTTGTAGAATCGCACTTTCAATTTCCTGCCACGTATTTTTTTCTTTTACATCTCCCACCGATACCTGTACCTTAAAGTTTTTCTCCTCTTTATCTGCTTCAAATAAAAGTGGGCTTAGGATATGATTATTAATCGTCTTTGTATCTGTAAGCCCGCTTAAATAAACCAAAGCCGCTGGGCTGTTTGTTTGTTTTATGACAAAGTTCTTCAAAACCAAATCTGGTGTCTCGCAAAAAATGATCTGTATTTCTGCAACATTCTCTACCAACAGTGAACTTATGAATTTTTTTGAGATGTCATTTTTCTCTATTTGGAATGTACTTTGTTGCTTCTTTTTATCATGATATTTTTGAAAAAAGGGCATAGAGAAATACCACCTCTTATGTAAGATAGGTTAGTTTGTATCTTTATTTTAAGGGATATTCAATATAATCCATTTTTTTCTAGGCGTTAAAAAAAATACCAAATTAGAATTCACCTATATTGAAAAGTAAAAGAAGGCAGAGAATAATTCTCTGCCCTCGACTAATTTAATTTTAGATTTTCATACCATTACTTCCTTTAATCTTCCGAACAACTTGATTAATAACTTCTGAAAAAACAAGCCCAAAAGCAATCGAACCTGAAAGTAAGGTAACTTTTGCACCTAGTGCTACCGCTTGAAAATAATCGTCCTCGACAAAATTCCTCATCGTATCATAGGCCAGACCACCAGGTACTAAAGGAATAATTCCAGCAACGCTAAAAATAATGACTGGTGTTTTATAGAATTTAGCTAACTCCTGGCTGACGATTCCAACAAAAAGAGTGGCAGCTAGTGTGGCTAAAACTGAATCTCCTGTGTACTTTTCCGCTATATAATAGATAATCCACCCGCCCATTCCAACAAGTCCACATTTTACTAAAGTTTCCTTCGGTGCGTTAAAAATGACTCCAAATGCAGCAGTTGCAATAAAACTTGTAATTAATTGTCCAATGATATCCACCTTAAGCCTCCACTCACAAAAATGATAAAACTACAGCAATTCCAGATCCAATTGCAAAGGCTGTTAAGAGTGCTTCCGCACCTTTTGATAACCCCGAAACCAAGTGTCCTGCCATTAAATCCCTTACAGCATTGGTAACTAAGAGTCCAGGAACTAAGGTCATGACAGAGCCGATGATAATCTTATCTAACTGCTGACCTAAACCCATTTTCACAAAAATCACCGATAATAACCCAATAATGAACGAGGCTAGAAACTCAGAGAAAAACTTTACGTGTATATAGCGATGAAAATATAAAAATCCGAAATAACCTATCCCTCCAGTTACCATCGCAGGGATAAAGTCAATCCACTCACCCATAAACATAATCATAAAACAACCACTTGCAATAGAGGCCGCTGCAACCTGGACCATAAATGGAAAGGTTACATTTAATGCGTCTAACTCTTTTAAAAGTTTGTGTGCCGCTTCGAGATTGATTTCACCACTAGTTATCCTTCGTGAAATACTATTTACCATTGCTACTTTCTTCAGATCAGTGGACCTTGTAGATATCCGAATTAACTTCGTTTTAGTAGGCTCAGCACCTTCCGCTGAAAAAATAATCCCTGTTGGTGTCACATAACTGTGGGAATGAACAATTCCAAATGCAGCAGCCATTCTCATCATCGTATCCTCAACTCGATAGGTTTCACCGCCGCTTTGCAGCATGATTTTTCCCGCAAGTAAACAAACTTCCATTACTTCATATGTATGTGTTTTTTCGTTTTCCATCTAACCTTCACCACAACTACTCTTTCTTTTTATGATTTCCTAAGTTTAATCAAATCACCGACTTTTATCAATAAAAAACGCCTTTCCAATGGAAAAGGCGTTACGCTCATCTTTATATACTATTTTTTATAATGCTCTTTTAACTTCTTCATCCAATCCTCTTCAAAGGCGGTTGATTGTCCCCATCCTGGAATAATATTGGCAAGGTTCACCATATTTACAGGATCCTTTGATTTTTGAAGTTCCTCTTGTGAAATCAACGATGCCTCTAGATCATAGGTTTGCGGAGTTTCTTCACCTGCTAGTTTCTTCGCTAATAACCTCATATTAACTGCTCCGATTAGCTTTGGATCAACCGCTGCCGTATACTTCCAAGCACTGCCTTCTCTTTGAATTTCCTGCAAATCAGCATTGGAAACGTCAATACCATAAAGCTTAACTTCTTCTCTGCCAGCTTCCTTTAATGCACGTGCAGCACCAATGGCAAAAGCATCCCAAGTGGCAAAAATTGCATCCAATTCACCTTTTGGATATTTATTTAACATCGCGGCAACAGCATTCTGTGTTTGTACACTCGTATCAGCGGAAGCAATACCAAAACGTTCAACTTCTTTAATGCCTGGGTTTTTCTCTAAAACATCCTGATATACTTTATTCCTTCTAACCATTGGCGGGAATCCGTCAACCCATAAATAAGCGATATTCGCTTCTCCATCTGTTTCTTCAACCAATTTCTCTAATGCCAATGTTGCCAATGCTTCATCATCCTGTGATGTTAAAGTCACACCATCCACAGTTGTTAAGTTCGCATTTGAATCAAAGGCAACAATACTTTTTCCAGCATCAACAATTTTCTTTACATCATTTACAGTTGCATCATCATCACCATGAGAAATGATATATCCATCATAGTCTTGGCTTAATGCTTGATTAATTGCGTCATGAAATTTAGCTGTATCTCCATTTGCTGTAAAAACATCTACTGTGAAACCTAATGCTTCGCCTTCTTGTTTAGCACCAGCTAGGAATTGAGCAGTATGATCGTCACCGCCGATTTTTCGGATTACCTTAATTTTTGGCTGCTCCCCTTTTGCAAAACGTTCAGGAACTCCCTCAATTGTTGTATTTCCATTTGTTTGCTTTGTTTCTCCTCCAGCACCACAGCCTGTAAGTAAAAGCGTTGCAGCAATCGCTGATACAAATGTGCTCTTTAAAAAATTCTTTTTCATTTTGAAATCTCCCCTTTTTTGATTTACGTGCATTCCTACCAACGTTGCTCCTAGGAGAGGCTAAAAAACAAAAAACCTCTCCGAAGAAAGAGAGGTTTCATCACTAAAAAGGGACTACTCCTCTCCTATCTCTCAAAACAATCACTTGTTTTGCAGGATTTAGCACCAATTCCAAACGGAACGGTTGCTGGGCGTCATCGGGCCAGTCCCTCTGCCACTCTTGATAAGAGAACGTATTATTTTACTTGTTTAAAGTATTAAACTAAATTTAATCCCCTATTAACAATTTGTCAATAGTGTTTTCTAAATATTTTTAATAGAATAACTTTTTGCAGTAAAAGAAAAATCAGGAATCATGCTTCAGGCTGTCGAGAAACTCTCGACAGTCTTTTATTTTGGCTCTTTTCTTATAGAATGTTGTTTTTTGTATACAAATGGACCGTTCCTTTCCGCTACAGGTGCTTGCTTTCCGCGGGGAGGAAGTCGAGCCTCCTCGACGCTGCGCGTCTGTGGGGTCTCGACCTTTCCTCTACATCCCGCAGGAGTCAAGCACCTTTCGCTCCAATCCACTCCTTGCTATCTATATAGATAATGGCACCAATCTTACAGAAAAGGAGACTTTATTTTCAATAACTATAACGATTCACCGCGTTAATTGGGTATAATACTATTAATATTAATAGGACGGTGGATTAAATGTATAAGCCAAAAAAAGAGATACAAAAATGAAGCGGAATTTGTAATTATTGATGATTTAGTGCCTCAAGATCACCTGTTAAGAAAGGTAGACAAATATATCGACTTTTCTTTTATTGGTGAGAGAGTCCGTCCTTTTTACTCTGAAAATAACGGGCGTCCTTCGGACCCAATACAACTCTTTAAGATGATGTTTATCGGATATTTTTATGGCATTCGTTCTGAACGCCAATTAGAACGCGAAATTCAGACAAATGTAGCTTATCGATGGTTCCTAGGACTAAAGCTAAACGATCCGGTACCCCATCATGCCAAAAAATAAAAAAGATTGCCACACACTTGTCTAGGCTGGAAAAAGTGTGTGGCAATTCTAAGTTAATGCACCCCTGTTGATTGGAGCGGAAGGTGCGAAGACTCCTGCGGGAGTACGGGGCAGGGGGAGACCCCGCAGGCGCTTCAGCGCCGAGGAGGCTTCCCGGCACGCCCGCGGAAAGCAAAGCACCTGGAGCGGAAATCAACAGGCCATTGAGCAGGCAGGAATTTTTCAAAAAAATCGTAGGTTAGTCTTTGTTTAAATAAAAAATTGCCGAGAAAGATACCCTTTCTCGACAATCTGAAAGCAGGAATCCTGCTTTTTTATTTGCTAATATTATTTTTCTGCGTTGAAAAGTTGATATCTTGATAATAACTGTTCTTAACTAATATATTAGGACCAAGACATGAAACTGCTGGACAGTGACAACTCAATTCCTTTGAAATATCAGAGGATTGCCAGGTTTGATAAGCATCTAGCAAGTTGGTAGTTTGGATATTTCCAAGTGGCGGAGTATCGCCAAAATCTGTTACGATAATATCCCCATTAAAGATATTAACATTGAGTCGGGATCTTCCATCGGGATCATTTCTTACTGTTACATTTTTACTTTGAAAGAGTCTATTTAATAACGCTAAATCCTCTGGCTTATGGCTGCATGCATAAAAAGGGAGAGTCCCAAAAAGCATCCACACCTCTTCATCTCGAACATCAAGTAAATGATGAATGGCTTCTCTTATTTCATTAAGTGTTAACGTTTCAAGATTACTAGCAAAATCACTTGGATACATAGGGTGAACCTCATGCCGCTGGCAGAGCATTTCATCTACAATTTGGCGATGGATTTTTTCTAGATGAGGCAGTGTCCGCTTGTTAAGCATTGTTTCTGCCGAAACCATCACACCAGCCTTCACTAGTTCCCTACTATTTTCTATCATCCTCTCAAAATACTTTTCTCGTTGATTATAATCAGGCTTGCGCTCCATTCTAGCAAATCCGCCCTCTACGAAATCATCTACTGTTCCCCAGTTATGTGAAATATGTAAAACATCTAAATATGGAACAATTAACTCATATCTCGCTAAATCAAGTGTTAAATTAGAATTGATTTGCGTCCGAACTCCACGTTCATGAGCATATTGTAAGATTGGAACTACATATTCTTTGACTGAAGACAAGGAAAGCATCGGCTCTCCGCCTGTTATACTTAACGACCGAAGGCTTGGAATTTCATCTAACCTTCGTAAAAGCATTTCCAATGGAAGAGCTTTGGGGTCTTTTGTTTGAAGGGTATACCCTACTGCACAATGCTCACAGCGCATATTACATAAGGTTGTTGTCGTGAATTCAATATTCGTTAATTGAGGTTGTCCGTATTGCTTAATATCATTATAAGCTTCCCACGGGTCATATTCAGGGGTTATTTTTTTCAAGTAGGACATAGTAAACTCCTTAAAATCATATTAAAAAACCACTTTATTATATATGATATATGGATATTTAGTTAATATTAAGCCTTAATAAAAAACTTATGTTATTATTTAATCTATTATTCTATACATGCATAATTTAATGTTCCTCGATTAAAACTAAAAAGATAGAAATTGCTAAACAGTGGATGGTGATGCAGAAAATGGAGATGCCACTCTTAAGTGAAGTCGAAAAGCTGGCGTTAAAAAAAGTAAAAATCTTTAGACAAAGCCTGTTACGGTATATTTTACGAGCCATGCTTGCAAGTATGTTTATCGGTTTTGGTGTAATTGTTGCCTTTAAGACTGGTAACTACTTTTATTTAGAACATTCCCCTTTTGCCTATCCGATGGCCGCTCTCACCTTTGGATCAGCAATTATTTTAATCGCTTATGGAGGCGGGGATTTATTTACTGGTAATACCTTTTATTACACCTATGCTGCACTTCGTGGAAAAATGGGTTGGCTGGAAGTTACCCAACTCTGGGTCAGCAGTTACATTGGAAATATTTTGGGTGCAGCAGTTTTCGCCTTTATGATTTTTACAACGGGACTATACGCAGAATCCTCGGTTAATGGTTTTTTATTAAGTGTTGTAGAAAAGAAAATGCAGGTACCAACGATGGAACTTTTTTTCCGAGGAATCCTTTGTAATTGGCTCGTTTGCCTGGCTTTTTTTATCCCAATGGGTCTTAAAGGTGATGGACCAAAAATGTTTTCAATGATGCTTTTCGTGTTCTGCTTTTTTATTTCCGGCTATGAACATAGCATTGCCAATATGTGTACATTTGCAATTGCTTTAGTGTTAAATCACCCAGGCACAATCTCATGGGGCGGAGTTTTCCATAACCTAATCCCAGTGACACTTGGCAACCTAATTGGCGGCGGTATTTTAATGGCATGGATGTACCATTTTGTGAATAAACCATTTTTGGATGATGATAAGGAATAGTTAAAAGCCGTATCTACATACGGCTTTTATTCCTTTAATCGACAAATTCCCGGGAAATAGCAACAAATTAAACCGGCAGATGACAAATATAGTGTGAATTTTCTAATTACTTATTACTCCACCACGACTTGTGTGCCTTCTTCCACACTAAAATTGTCCCAACGCTTAAAATAATGAGGTATACAAACACTCCATATGAAATAAAAGTAATCCAATAATGGATACCAACAAATACAGCAATGATTAGAAATGCAAGAATCATTTTCAAAAGATTGGTTGTCTGGATCTCTTCAAATGATTCCGAAAAGGGCAGGGAATCCTTAAGTGTGCTTGAACAAATAATCGTATATAGTATGGACGTTACAAACACGATTAAAAGATCTGGTATAATATCCACTCCAAATATACCCATATAAACAACACTCAAAAGGAAGTATATTGGCAAATATAGATTTACAAGAAAAACCTTTAAAGTAGCACTAAATAAGGATGAGATGCTTTG from Neobacillus sp. CF12 encodes:
- a CDS encoding formate/nitrite transporter family protein gives rise to the protein MEMPLLSEVEKLALKKVKIFRQSLLRYILRAMLASMFIGFGVIVAFKTGNYFYLEHSPFAYPMAALTFGSAIILIAYGGGDLFTGNTFYYTYAALRGKMGWLEVTQLWVSSYIGNILGAAVFAFMIFTTGLYAESSVNGFLLSVVEKKMQVPTMELFFRGILCNWLVCLAFFIPMGLKGDGPKMFSMMLFVFCFFISGYEHSIANMCTFAIALVLNHPGTISWGGVFHNLIPVTLGNLIGGGILMAWMYHFVNKPFLDDDKE
- a CDS encoding spore germination protein; the protein is MPFFQKYHDKKKQQSTFQIEKNDISKKFISSLLVENVAEIQIIFCETPDLVLKNFVIKQTNSPAALVYLSGLTDTKTINNHILSPLLFEADKEEKNFKVQVSVGDVKEKNTWQEIESAILQGNSVLFIDKRNNAFIFDTQGWPQRAVEDTSIESSLRGEHLGFTETGSNNIALIRRHIPNRELKMKEITVGARGNLKLTIMYLADVANPEALKELVDRLNKIDVDSILNAASLAEYIEDNPYSPFPQLFLTERPDFAAAEILQGRIVTVVDRSPNVLIGPATFETFFKSMDDYGSRWLVASFIRLMRYFGFIVAIFLPATYIAVIAFHFEIIPLKLLLSIGASRERVPFPPFIEAIVMEITLEMLREAGIRLPAKIGQTVGIVGGIVIGQAAVEAGIVSNIMVIVVALTAIASFIIPNYDMGAAIRMLRFPMMISASLFGFIGIAVGLMTLIAHFISLKSLGTPYGSPIAPLRFPDWKDLFIRFPEWSIVKRPESTRAIQWQKAKFKRSEGDEH
- a CDS encoding threonine/serine exporter family protein — its product is MDIIGQLITSFIATAAFGVIFNAPKETLVKCGLVGMGGWIIYYIAEKYTGDSVLATLAATLFVGIVSQELAKFYKTPVIIFSVAGIIPLVPGGLAYDTMRNFVEDDYFQAVALGAKVTLLSGSIAFGLVFSEVINQVVRKIKGSNGMKI
- a CDS encoding endospore germination permease, giving the protein MKYTQNQITLMQYIFLIHGVQLGVGLLTLPRELAEKAGTDGWIALIIGWLFSTLASLIIIQVMKNYPNGTIIDLVTHFFGKWIGKITAFIFALYFAFLGSIVFIREGLFIQFWVLSQTELFILLFLLSIPSYMIVRNNITILGRYAELVFFMTTWMLFFYFTPLKEAHWLHLLPIIKEGWKPILIAAKTTIFSFLGFEIAFFLYPFLQKKQKASIGIVIANTLTLAVYIIVTIVAFAFYSPDEITQYKEPTINLLKIVEFRFLERLEIVFLSIYIFVISTTVLPLFFATVFSATQLFGKQDHSKYVVWLLLLNLVYVFFIPQSFGRNTQLQKGVEPISLIIGYAFPLCLWGYLWIYSRIKRGALK
- a CDS encoding sugar ABC transporter substrate-binding protein, which translates into the protein MKKNFLKSTFVSAIAATLLLTGCGAGGETKQTNGNTTIEGVPERFAKGEQPKIKVIRKIGGDDHTAQFLAGAKQEGEALGFTVDVFTANGDTAKFHDAINQALSQDYDGYIISHGDDDATVNDVKKIVDAGKSIVAFDSNANLTTVDGVTLTSQDDEALATLALEKLVEETDGEANIAYLWVDGFPPMVRRNKVYQDVLEKNPGIKEVERFGIASADTSVQTQNAVAAMLNKYPKGELDAIFATWDAFAIGAARALKEAGREEVKLYGIDVSNADLQEIQREGSAWKYTAAVDPKLIGAVNMRLLAKKLAGEETPQTYDLEASLISQEELQKSKDPVNMVNLANIIPGWGQSTAFEEDWMKKLKEHYKK
- a CDS encoding threonine/serine exporter family protein, whose protein sequence is MENEKTHTYEVMEVCLLAGKIMLQSGGETYRVEDTMMRMAAAFGIVHSHSYVTPTGIIFSAEGAEPTKTKLIRISTRSTDLKKVAMVNSISRRITSGEINLEAAHKLLKELDALNVTFPFMVQVAAASIASGCFMIMFMGEWIDFIPAMVTGGIGYFGFLYFHRYIHVKFFSEFLASFIIGLLSVIFVKMGLGQQLDKIIIGSVMTLVPGLLVTNAVRDLMAGHLVSGLSKGAEALLTAFAIGSGIAVVLSFL
- the yfkAB gene encoding radical SAM/CxCxxxxC motif protein YfkAB, coding for MSYLKKITPEYDPWEAYNDIKQYGQPQLTNIEFTTTTLCNMRCEHCAVGYTLQTKDPKALPLEMLLRRLDEIPSLRSLSITGGEPMLSLSSVKEYVVPILQYAHERGVRTQINSNLTLDLARYELIVPYLDVLHISHNWGTVDDFVEGGFARMERKPDYNQREKYFERMIENSRELVKAGVMVSAETMLNKRTLPHLEKIHRQIVDEMLCQRHEVHPMYPSDFASNLETLTLNEIREAIHHLLDVRDEEVWMLFGTLPFYACSHKPEDLALLNRLFQSKNVTVRNDPDGRSRLNVNIFNGDIIVTDFGDTPPLGNIQTTNLLDAYQTWQSSDISKELSCHCPAVSCLGPNILVKNSYYQDINFSTQKNNISK